Genomic window (Phycisphaeraceae bacterium):
CCATATTTCGTGTACTTCATTTGGTATAAAACAACGCCCGATCGGGCATGATTTTCGATTGTTTTTTTCTCGCCGAAACGTCCCAATTTGCCTATCATTCCTGCTCGCACGTTGCCCCGGTTTCGGAGCCCCACACTCGGTGTGATTGCGAGTGCACACTTCGAGGCGATGCATGGCTGACAACGACAATCTGACTCCTGAAACGAACGATGATCAGCAAGACGAATCGACGCTGCCAGTGGACGGTCGCGTGGTCGATATTGAGATCGAAACAGAGCTTCAGGACTCCTATCTCACCTACGCGATGAGCACGATCATGGATCGCGCGCTGCCCGATGTGCGCGACGGCCTGAAGCCATCACAACGGCGCATTCTCGTTGCGATGAACGATCTGAATTTGCGCCCAAATCGCAAGCACATCAAGTGCGCGAAGATCTGTGGCGATACCAGCGGCAACTACCATCCGCACGGCGAGAGTGTCATCTACCCAACCATGGTGAACATGGCCCAGACGTGGCGTGCCCGTGTCCCGATCGTCGATCCGCAGGGGAACTTTGGCTCGATCGATGGTGATCCGCCCGCTGCGATGCGTTACACCGAGGCGCGTCTGACCCATGCGGCGCTCGACATGCTGTCCGACCTGAAACTCGGCACGGTCGATTTTCAGCCGAACTACGACGATCGCCTGATGGAGCCGACAGTGCTCCCCGGCAAGTTTCCACAACTGCTGGTCAATGGCTCGGTGGGTATTGCTGTGGGTATGGCGACGAGTCTTGCGCCACACAACCCGACCGAGGTGTTCGACTCGATCGTTCGTGTGATTGAAGATCCCGATATCACGCCAGATCAGTTGATGCAGGACGTGCTTGACGATGATGGTGTGATCAAGTTCCACGGGATCAAGGGGCCAGACTTCCCGACCGGTGGCGTGATCGCGGGTCGTCGTGGGATAGTCGATGCGTACCTGTCCGGTCGCGGCAAGGTCACGATGCGCGGCGAGTGCCATGTCGAACAGCAGGCGAATGGTCGCGAGCAGATCGTGATCGACGCGATCCCGTACATGCTCAACCAGAGCACCCTTGTCGAGAAAATCGTCGAAGCGGTCAAGGAAGAACGCATCAAGGACATCTCCGATGTGCGCAATGAGTCTGGTCGTGAGGCGCAGTCCCGCATCGTGATCGAACTGAAGAAGGGTGCCGACGCGACGGTCGTCGAGAACCAGCTCTACCAGTTCACGCCGTTGCAGCAGACGTTCAGCATCCACAACATCGCGTTGGTGAACCGCCGTCCTCGCACGCTGAGCCTACGTGAGATGATCGACTGCTACATCGGTCATCGCGTGGATGTGATCCGCAGGCGAACCGCGTATCTGCTTCAGGAAGCGAAGCGCAAAGCCCACGTTCTGGAAGGTCTGATCTACGCGGTTGTTGATATTGATGAGGTCATCAAGCTGATCAGGTCGTCCCGCACACGCGAAGAGGCGATTGGCAAACTAATGGCGCGCCGGTTCCGAATCCAGTCGAGCCATCCCGCGGCATCAACTATCCCGCAGCGCCTGATCGATCACGTAGCAAAGTTTGAGAACGATGGTGGCGTGCCATTGACGCGCGTGCAGGCTGAACAGATCGGGTCCATGCGTCTGATCCAGCTTGTTGGTCTTGAGGTCGAGCGTCTCGTGAACGAGTACCGCGAGATTGTCGCGCAGATCGAGGAGTATGAGTCGATCCTCGCAGATCACAAACGCGTGCTCGCGTTGATTGTGGATGACTGCGTCGAGATGCGTGGTCGTTACAACTCGCCGCGTGTGACACGCATTGAGGATGCTGCTGGTGACATTGACATTGAAGCTCTTATCCAGGAGGGTGATGTCACTGTGACGATCTCGCACCAGGGATACGCCAAGCGCGTGCCTTTGGACACCTACCGCACGCAGGGGCGTGGCGGCAAGGGGATCATTGCGTCGGACTCCAAGGACGAGGACTTCATCGAGCACGTCTTTGTCGCGAGCACGCACGATTCGCTGTTGTGTTTTACAGACACCGGTCGTGTGTTCAAGATGAAGGTCTACGAACTGCCCGAGATGTCGCGCACGAGCAAGGGCAGGCCGATCGTGAACCTGATCGAGCTCCGCGCGGGCGAGAAGGTGCGCGCGTTCCTTGCGATCCGTGACTTTGAGAGCGGCTCGAACTTCCTGACGTTTGTGTCGAGGTCGGGCATTGTCAAACGCACCGCGCTGAAGGAGTATCGCAACGTTAATCGTTCCGGCCTGATTGCGGTGGGGGTGAAGGACGACGACGCGATCCTTGATGTTGTGCTCACAACAGGTGTTGACGATCTGATGCTCATCTCTGCGAAGGGGATGGCGATCCGGTTCAGCGAGCAGGATGTCCGTCTGATGGGTCGCCCCGCGGCTGGTGTGAAGGGCATGGATCTTGGCAATGACGACGAGATCGTTGGTGTTGTTGTGGTCCCGATGGTGCCTGATGACGATTGCGACATGATGACATCGCAGTCAGAGATCGATGCGGGCCTCAGCCTGCTCACTATCACCGAAAATGGGTACGGTAAGCGCACGCCGGTGGATGAATATCGCGTCCAGCCCGAGTCCGGCAAGCCTCGCAGTCAGAGCCGAGGCGGCAAGGGGCGTGCGGACATTAAGTCGTCGGCGCGGAACGGACGATCGGCAGCAGCGCTAGGCGTGCATGATACCGATGATGTTGTTGTCATCACCCGGGGTGGGCAGCTCGTGCGTATGGCAGCATCAACCATCAGCCAGATCGGTCGCGGCACGCAGGGGGTCCGTGTCGTCTCGATGAAGAAGGGCGACGATTCGGTGATTGCTGCAGCTCGGGTGCGTGAAGATGCGGATGAAGAATCAGATGCCAATGCCGAATCGAACACATCGGATGAATGAGCCGTACAGGCAGTGAACGCACTGCACGCGGGAAGTTGTCATCCCTCGCCACGAGAAGGTAGACTACAGCTATGCCGACGAACTGGTCAGACGACATTGTGGTTGTTGAGCTTGAGGACGAGCCGTCATTGTCTGATGAGCTCTCATCTGTTGCCGATCGTCTCAAAGCAGAACCGAACAGGCATGTCGTGCTCGACTGCTCGCGCGTGACGTACTTGAACAGCTCGAACATCGGACAGCTTCTGAAGCTGCGAAAGATCCTGATGGATGCCGGGCAGCAGATGCGCCTGTGTGGCGTAACTGATGCCGTGTGGACGCTCATGCTCGCGACAGGCCTTGACAAGGTGTTTGTGTTTGCGCCGGATCCATTGACAGCATTGGCTGGATTGCAACTTGAAGGGGCGAGTGAGTGACAGGCGCGATCCCGGCACTGCTCGTCATTGCCACGGTTGCGTTCGTCATCGTTCGTGTCGGCGCTCGTGCTCTGATGAAGACAGGTCTGAGCGAAACCGTTGCAAACTTTCAGGCCTCCAGCGCGTTCTTCGGTGTTGGGTTTACGACGAGGGAATCAGAACTCGCTCTTGCGAATCCCGCTCGAAGGCGGATTATCCTGCATCTGATCATTGCTGGAAACGTTGGGCTTACAACCACATTGACGACGCTGGTTATCGCGTTTCTCGGCAGAAGTTCCGAGATGTCTGCTGCGACCAAGATCGCGATTATTCTTGGCGGATCCGTTGTGTTCTTTCTTGTGGTCAGATCAAAACTGGTCAATCGCGGGCTTGACGCGTTTATCAACATCACACTCGATCGGTTTCACGTGACAGAAACACCCGACTACGAGATGCTGATTCGAACGCACTCCGGGTTTGAGATTGGTGAGTTGACGGTTGAGCCTGAATCACCTCTCGTGCAGCGTTCACTCTTTGAGTTGGGACTCGGCAGGCGTGGAGTGGTGGTTCTTGGCGTGACACGAGAGAATGGGGAATATATTGGCGTTCCTGTGGGTGATACAAGGCTCAGGTCCGGTGACACCATGCTTGTGTACGGTCTTGAAAGAGATCTCCAGCAGACACGGGGCGCCAAGTCGCTTGAAGATCTGCCGCCGGTCGTCGGAAGCTCGAACCTGAAACTTACCCCCGAAGATGCACTCGAGCATCATGAATCGAACCCCGGTCATATTGAGAGTCCAGCGCAGGGAAGCGAACACGCATCATGACAATGGCATCAACGGAAACAACCGAATCACCCTCGACTTTGCAGTCAATCATTCCTGCACCAGACGGGTTATATGGCGAGCCGGTGGTCGAGTTTCGTGACGTAAAAAAAACATACTACTTTCCCGATGGTTCCGTGATGGTGCGTGCGCTCAATGGAGTCCACGTGACAATCCGGAAGGGCGAATACGTTGCAATTATGGGCGCATCGGGATCGGGCAAGTCGACATTCATGAACATCCTTGGCTGTCTCGATAAACCAGATGCGAAGGATGGAGGCAACTACCTGCTTGATCAACGTGATGTTGCTGGCATGGACGACGAAGAACTCTCAGCGTTCCGCGGGCAGCGCGTCGGATTCGTGTTCCAGGCGTTCAACCTGATCTCTGAGTTGACCATCGTTGAAAATGTTGAAGTGCCGCTCTTCTATCAGGGGGTAAAACCGCATCTCCGCAGGCAGCGTGCGCTTGGATCGCTCGAGCGCGTGGGGCTTGGTGACCGAATCGGTCACAGACCGAAGGAACTGTCCGGCGGGCAGCAGCAGCGCGTTGCGATTGCGAGAGCACTCGTGTCTGATCCCGTGATGCTGCTTGCTGATGAACCGACTGGAAACCTGGATTCCAAGACTGGCGAGGCAATCCTGTCCATGTTTGAGCAGTTGCACAATGAGGGCATGACGATCGTGATGGTGACCCACGACGACGCCGTGGCGGATCGGTGCGAGCGTGTGGTCCGTCTTCATGATGGCAAGGTGGAGTCAGACCGCTGGTACAGGTCCAGAAAAACCACCCTGTAGGACCTCTCCCTTGTAGCTTGGCAGGATAGAGGGGTATGGTGTGTTCGGGCATCCTGTAGACACTTCCTATACTCGCCTGACATGAGCACGTTTTACCAACTCGACTTTGAGCGTCCAATCACAGAACTTGATGCGCAGATAGAGCGTCTGCAGTCCGGCGGAGATCCAATCCCACCGGGCGTTGCTCCGTTCGCGATGGAGGATGCGCCGTCGATAGAATCGTTGCGCGCACAGCGCGAGAAGATGCTCGCTGATCTCTACAAGCAACTGAGCCCGTGGGATACTGTGCGTGTGGCTCGCCATCCAGCACGGCCGCAGGGACGCGATTACATCGAACGCATGTGCCGGGACTTTTGTGAGTTGCACGGCGATCGTCGGTTTGGTGATGACCCCGCTATCGTGACAGGATTTGGTCGTATTGGTGCGCATAAGTGCCTTGTTGTTGCACACCACAAGGGCCGATCGACGAAGGAAAAACTGGCATGCCACTTCGGCTGCGCTCACCCGGAGGGGTATCGCAAGGCGCTTGCGAAGATGCAACTCGCAGAGAAGTTCGGCACGCCGATCGTAACGTTGGTTGACACACCCGGTGCCTATCCCGGACTCGGTGCCGAAGAACGTGGGCAGGCAGAAGCGATCGCTGTGAATCTGCGCGAGATGAGTAGATTGCGCGTGCCGATTGTGAGTGTGGTGATCGGTGAGGGCGGTTCGGGCGGTGCGCTTGGCATCGCGGTCGCAAATCGTGTCGCAATGCTCAAGCACTCGTGGTACTCGGTGATCTCGCCTGAGGGATGCGCTGCGATCCTTTGGAAGCAGGCCAACGAACAGACAAATGCTGCTGCAGCACAGGCGCTGCAACTGACAGCAAGCGACAATCTGCGACTTGGGATTGTTGATGCTGTCGTGGAAGAGCCCGTTGGCGGAGCCCATCGTGATCCTGAGAGTGCTGCGCGAATGCTCGGTGACTGGATCTCGTTGCAACTTGATGAACTCGAAGATATCGATCAGGAAACATTGCTCCAGCAGCGGTACGACAGGTTCAGAGCGATGGGAGCCTATCACGAGCGGGCTGAGATCGCAGTACCGAGCGAGCCAGTTGAGGTCGTCACAAACCAAACCAATGCACAGGTTGAAGCAAAGACTGTGGAGTGACGCTCTGTCCCCTGCTGACAGTTGATTGCACAGATTGGACTCTGCTTTGACAGGTGTGAGGTCTGTCTCTACCCTTGGCAACTCTGTGTGATCGTAAGTTCCGATAATATTAACGCCAAAGGATTGTTGCTTGGCGAAGAAGACCACAACCGCTGCAAAGAAGAAGGCGACAGCATCGCCTTCGGCATCGCGCGCGAAGAAAGCAACTCCAAAGAAAGCTCCGACAAAGAAAACACCTGCAAAGAAGACTGCTACAAAGACGAAGGTCGCAACAAAGAAGTCCACTGAGAAGAAACCAGCGTCATCAGCTAGCAAGACGCCAGGCTCGTCAACATCAAAGACGACAAAGAAATCGGCTCCAACGAAAACATCAACAAAGAAAGTTGTTTCAAAGAAGAAGCCGTCTCCGGCGAAAGGTTCTTCAGACGAGGTGGAGAACACAACGCCAAAGAAGACAACCTCAAAGTCGAGCAAGCCGGCCAAGTCATCTGCAAGCGCGAAGACGGTGAAGGAAGTGGCGAAACCAGCGCCAAAGACCAAGGCTGCTCAGCCGAAGCCCGAAAAAGCTCCCGCGAAGAAGACTTCATCGAAGGATGCAAAGACACAATCTCCCAAGGCAGATACGGCAACCTCCAACGGTGAAGTTGAAGCATCAAAGAAGCCGCCAACCAAGAAAGATGCGCAGCGATCACTCATCGAGCGGATGCTCCCAACTGGCGGCCTTCTATCAGGATCGATTCGTAGAGCACCTCTGATTGCTTCCGGTCCGAAGGCGAAGAAGGCCGCAGCCGACGAGTCAGTCGATGATCGACCTGTTATCAAGAAGACCCCCTTCAAGAAGAAGGAACTCGCAGATTTCAAGCTACTTTTACTGCAGAAGCGGAGCGAGTTGCTCGGAAATGTGACGAACATGGAGCGCGAGGCGTTGCAGTCGTTTGGTGGCGGCACATCAAACACGCCACAGCACATGGCAGAGCAGGGTTCCGATGCGTCCGAACAATCCCTTTCGCTTGATCTTGCAGCACATGAGCGCGGACTTATCAAAGAGATTGATGAGGCTCTGGAGCGCCTCGAAGCGGGAACGTATGGCATCTGCGTCATGACTGGGAAGCCGATCAGGCTTGAACGCCTTCACGAACTTCCGTGGGCGAAGTACTCTATTGAGGCGGCGCGCATGCTTGATGCGCAGCGTTACGGATCGCGATGAGCACCGACGCGAGCAGGCTAAAGAACACGACAAAGGAGCAATCGGCACCATTGCCATCTGTGCGCACGAACGCATCCTGGCGCGCAGCATGTGTTGTGCTGCTGGTCGCAACGTTGTTTGCACTTGTCACAGATCTTGTGAGCAAGTCGATTGCGTTCAGCCAGATTGCAGACACACCAGTGACGATCAGCCGTGCGCAGGTGCTCGAGCAGAATGCGCAAGGCGAGCACCATCTCGGCATGCTCTTGCCGGCCCATGACCCTGTGGTGGTGCTGCCCGGCTTGCTTGAACTCAAACTTGTGCTGAACCCCGGCGCGGTCTTCGGTATCGGTGCGGGGAAGCGCGCATTCTTTGTCGTGTTCACCTTTGTTGCCCTTGCGTTTGGTTTGTGGGCATTCCGAGCTTGGACAACGCCTCGGAACAGGCTAGCCCATATCGCGATTGGGTTGATTCTCGGTGGTGGACTCGGGAATTTGTACGATAGAGTTTTGTTTGGGTGTGTTCGGGATTTTATTCATCCCTTGCCTAGCAGAATGATGCCGTTCGGATGGAAGAACCCGTTTGCAGGTTCAACCGAGATCTGGCCGTACGTATCCAATCTCGCCGATCTGTGGCTATTGATAGGGATTGGCCTGCTGATGTGGCACCTGCTGCGGCATCCTTCCGCAGGGCACACACACAAAGCAGCATGAACCAGAGGGGATCCCGTCTGGCCCTGTGGACG
Coding sequences:
- the gyrA gene encoding DNA gyrase subunit A, which gives rise to MADNDNLTPETNDDQQDESTLPVDGRVVDIEIETELQDSYLTYAMSTIMDRALPDVRDGLKPSQRRILVAMNDLNLRPNRKHIKCAKICGDTSGNYHPHGESVIYPTMVNMAQTWRARVPIVDPQGNFGSIDGDPPAAMRYTEARLTHAALDMLSDLKLGTVDFQPNYDDRLMEPTVLPGKFPQLLVNGSVGIAVGMATSLAPHNPTEVFDSIVRVIEDPDITPDQLMQDVLDDDGVIKFHGIKGPDFPTGGVIAGRRGIVDAYLSGRGKVTMRGECHVEQQANGREQIVIDAIPYMLNQSTLVEKIVEAVKEERIKDISDVRNESGREAQSRIVIELKKGADATVVENQLYQFTPLQQTFSIHNIALVNRRPRTLSLREMIDCYIGHRVDVIRRRTAYLLQEAKRKAHVLEGLIYAVVDIDEVIKLIRSSRTREEAIGKLMARRFRIQSSHPAASTIPQRLIDHVAKFENDGGVPLTRVQAEQIGSMRLIQLVGLEVERLVNEYREIVAQIEEYESILADHKRVLALIVDDCVEMRGRYNSPRVTRIEDAAGDIDIEALIQEGDVTVTISHQGYAKRVPLDTYRTQGRGGKGIIASDSKDEDFIEHVFVASTHDSLLCFTDTGRVFKMKVYELPEMSRTSKGRPIVNLIELRAGEKVRAFLAIRDFESGSNFLTFVSRSGIVKRTALKEYRNVNRSGLIAVGVKDDDAILDVVLTTGVDDLMLISAKGMAIRFSEQDVRLMGRPAAGVKGMDLGNDDEIVGVVVVPMVPDDDCDMMTSQSEIDAGLSLLTITENGYGKRTPVDEYRVQPESGKPRSQSRGGKGRADIKSSARNGRSAAALGVHDTDDVVVITRGGQLVRMAASTISQIGRGTQGVRVVSMKKGDDSVIAAARVREDADEESDANAESNTSDE
- a CDS encoding STAS domain-containing protein — its product is MPTNWSDDIVVVELEDEPSLSDELSSVADRLKAEPNRHVVLDCSRVTYLNSSNIGQLLKLRKILMDAGQQMRLCGVTDAVWTLMLATGLDKVFVFAPDPLTALAGLQLEGASE
- a CDS encoding TrkA C-terminal domain-containing protein, whose product is MTGAIPALLVIATVAFVIVRVGARALMKTGLSETVANFQASSAFFGVGFTTRESELALANPARRRIILHLIIAGNVGLTTTLTTLVIAFLGRSSEMSAATKIAIILGGSVVFFLVVRSKLVNRGLDAFINITLDRFHVTETPDYEMLIRTHSGFEIGELTVEPESPLVQRSLFELGLGRRGVVVLGVTRENGEYIGVPVGDTRLRSGDTMLVYGLERDLQQTRGAKSLEDLPPVVGSSNLKLTPEDALEHHESNPGHIESPAQGSEHAS
- a CDS encoding ABC transporter ATP-binding protein, with the protein product MASTETTESPSTLQSIIPAPDGLYGEPVVEFRDVKKTYYFPDGSVMVRALNGVHVTIRKGEYVAIMGASGSGKSTFMNILGCLDKPDAKDGGNYLLDQRDVAGMDDEELSAFRGQRVGFVFQAFNLISELTIVENVEVPLFYQGVKPHLRRQRALGSLERVGLGDRIGHRPKELSGGQQQRVAIARALVSDPVMLLADEPTGNLDSKTGEAILSMFEQLHNEGMTIVMVTHDDAVADRCERVVRLHDGKVESDRWYRSRKTTL
- a CDS encoding acetyl-CoA carboxylase carboxyltransferase subunit alpha; protein product: MSTFYQLDFERPITELDAQIERLQSGGDPIPPGVAPFAMEDAPSIESLRAQREKMLADLYKQLSPWDTVRVARHPARPQGRDYIERMCRDFCELHGDRRFGDDPAIVTGFGRIGAHKCLVVAHHKGRSTKEKLACHFGCAHPEGYRKALAKMQLAEKFGTPIVTLVDTPGAYPGLGAEERGQAEAIAVNLREMSRLRVPIVSVVIGEGGSGGALGIAVANRVAMLKHSWYSVISPEGCAAILWKQANEQTNAAAAQALQLTASDNLRLGIVDAVVEEPVGGAHRDPESAARMLGDWISLQLDELEDIDQETLLQQRYDRFRAMGAYHERAEIAVPSEPVEVVTNQTNAQVEAKTVE
- a CDS encoding signal peptidase II, translated to MSTDASRLKNTTKEQSAPLPSVRTNASWRAACVVLLVATLFALVTDLVSKSIAFSQIADTPVTISRAQVLEQNAQGEHHLGMLLPAHDPVVVLPGLLELKLVLNPGAVFGIGAGKRAFFVVFTFVALAFGLWAFRAWTTPRNRLAHIAIGLILGGGLGNLYDRVLFGCVRDFIHPLPSRMMPFGWKNPFAGSTEIWPYVSNLADLWLLIGIGLLMWHLLRHPSAGHTHKAA